In Gemmatimonadales bacterium, the sequence CATCCGCGGCCGCGTCTCCCACGCCATCCGCGATCGCGTCCACGACAGCGTCGCTCTCGTCTGCCGGGATCCCGAGCGAAAGAAGCAGCACCATGGGCTCCGCGGCCACCGCGGCCAGGTCGGACAATGCGGCTGCCGCCGCACGATACCCGATCTCCGCGGGTTCGATCCAGTCGCGCCGGAAGTGTACGCCCTCGACCGACAAGTCCACCGAAACGGCCAGGATCTCGCCGCCGGCTTCGATCAGCGCGCAGTCGTCGCCCAAGCCGTGCGCGCGCTCGCGCCACCGCTCCGCCATCCGCCGGATGCGGTCGAACTCGCGGCCGGGCCCGAGAGGAGTGTCAAGCATCGCGAGGCCGTTCCGCCCCGATCACGGGACCAACACACTTTTCGAATACCTCACCAGCCCCACCGGCGTCGCCACCCACACGTGGTCCCGGCCCGCGGCGATGTCGCTCACCGGCTGAGGGACATCGCCGGGCAAGGTGAGCGCGTTCCACACGTTGCGCGCCGGCTGGAAGAACGCGAACCCATTGGTGCCCGCGATCCAGAAGCCGTCGCGGTCGGCTGCCATCGCGGTGATCCGCCCCACCGAAGGCCCGGGTGGATCCAGGACCCGCCATTCTTCGCCGGCGCGCACCGCCAGACGCGACTCCGTCGCGACCACGAGCGTCTCGGCCTTGATCGCCAAGGCGACGACCGGCTCGCGGAGCAGGAGCGGCCCCACTACCGCCGCCGGCCGCGCATCGCCCGGCAGAATGGCTTCGAGGCCGAATGCCGATCCGATCCACAGCGTGTCGGCGCGGTAAGCCAGCGCGAGCACGGCGCCATCGCCGCCCACCGGCGTGACCGGCGTGCGCGCTCCCGAATCCGGCGCGAACGCGAGGCCGCGGGAGGTGCCGATCCAGACGCCACCGGGCGCCGGGGCGAGCGCCCGCGCGTCGTCGGATGGGAGGCCGTCGCGCGTGACGAAGCGCCGCAACTCGCCGCTCCGCCGCTCGATGCGAAGCGCACCCTGGTCGGTGGCGGCCCACAGCGCGAGCGGCGTCATGACGAGCCGCCGCACCACGTTCCCGGGCAGCCCGGCGAGCCCTTGGCCCTCGTAATAGGAGAACGTCGTCAGGTCGTCACGCAGGCACGCGATGCCGCGCCTGCCTCGGGTGAAGCGCGTGTCGCTCCCCGCGCACACCTGCCCCTGAAAGACCGCCACGCCGCCGGCGGCGAGGCTTGGCAGCCCGGACTCGAGCCGGTCGAGCGCGTAGGTCGCGAGGTCCAGGCGGAAGACCCCGTTGCCGCTGGTCCCGATGAACACTTCGTTGGTCACGGGCACGGTCGCGGCGGCCGTCATCGCGTAGGTGCGCAGCTGATCGTCGCGCTCGATCCGCATGCGGACCACGTCGAGCGCCGGCGCGCGGGCGAGGAGCTGAGACATGGTCAGCGAGGCCAGTCGCCTTCCCGGGGCGGGCACGTCCAGGGCCCGCTCGGCGGCAACCCCGCCGCGCGGAACGAAGTACCACCCGCCACCCGCATGGAAGTAGGCGCCGCGCGAGGGATTGCTCGCGTCGAGCGCGACCTCGTCCACCGCGCCGGGCAGCGGACCGGAGTCCCAGCGACGGCCCAGCGGCTGGTACGATATCCAGCGTCCCGTCGCGCCGAGCCATGCGGTGTCGTCGCCGGGGTCGGCGGCCATCGCGGTGATCGGTCCGCCGGGGAAGCCGTCCATCGCGCCGAGCGTCTCACGCCAGGCCATGAACGCGCGATCGTAGACGGCGAGGCCCTGCGGCGTAGCGGCGTACACGACCGCGCGGGTGGCGGCGAGGGCGGTGACGCGGGAGAGGTCGGTGACTAGGGCGCGGTCTTCGGGGCGCCACAGTCGCGATGGTGCGATCTGGGCGAGGATGGATGAGACAGGGGAGAAATGTGAGAAAGGGGAGAAAGGGGAGAGAGGGGAGAAAGGGGAGAGAAGGAGTAGGGCCGCCAAGCGCCGTCTCCAAGTCCTAACCACCTCTGCCCTGCTCTCCTTCGTCCGCATCGCCGTCAGTGCACTGCCGGCGGCTCGAGCCTCGCCAGCACCGGAGGATCCACCGACGGTCCCTTCTCCGCCAGCTCGCGCCAGAGCGGGCTGAGCACACCGAGGAGGTCGTCCGGGCGCAGGGTGCGCACCGAGCGGTGCTGGGCCACGTCCTCCGCGGCGCGGCCGTGTACATGCGCTGCCGCCGCGCCGGCGATCTGCGGGGGCGCGCCGCGCGCGAGCCAACATGCGGCCATCCCCGCGAGGACGTCGCCGGTTCCGCCGGTTGCGAGCCCGGGGTTACCCGACGCGCTGACGAGCGGCGGCAGCTGGGGCGCGGCGATCACCGTCGGAACGCCCTTGAGGAGCACGCACTGCCGCACCCGGTCCGCCGCGGCGACGGCGGCGCCGAACGGGTCGCGGCGGGTCCGCTCCGCCAGGTCGGGGAAGAGCGCGGCGAACTCGCCGCGGTGCGGCGTGAGCAGCGCGCGGCGTCCCGTCAGCAGGCCGCGCAATTCGTCGGCCGCGCCGCGGAAGGCGTGCAGGCCGTCTGCGTCGATCAGGATCGGGCAGGTCGTGCCGCGGATGACCGCGCGGGCGAAGGCGTCGCGCGCCGACCCGCGGCCCAGCCCCGGGCCGAGGACCACGGCGTCGGCCCATTGGAGCGCCTCGGCGACCGCGTCCTCACCCGCGTCCACCAGCGCGGACGGCACGGCCATGATGTCGGGGTTGCTCGCCTGCGACGCGCGCACCGTCATCTCGTGCGCGACCATCTTCACCAGGCCTGCGCCCGAGCGCTGCGCCGCCTTGGCCGAGAACACCGCGGCGCCCGCCATCCCCTCGTTGCCGCCCACGACCAGGACGCGGCCGCGTTCGCCCTTGTGCATCTCGGCGCTGAAGGGCGAGAGGACCTCGCGCAACCAGCCGTCCGTCACCATGCCGGGCCACGCCGGGTCGGGCGGCGGGAAACCCACGTCGGCGACGACGATGGCCCCACATACGGTGCGCTGGAGCAGGTGTCCGCGACGGAACGCGCCGAAGGTCACCGTGAGCGCCGCGCGCACGCACGGCGCGTGCACCTCGCCCGTCGTCAGGCAGAGCCCCGTGGGGCCGTCCACCGCGACCACCGGGACGTTGAGGCGCATGATGCGCTCGACGCAGGCGGCCGCTACGTCCTTGGGCGCGCCCCGCGACCCGGTGCCGAGGATCGCGTCAATGGCGA encodes:
- a CDS encoding NAD(P)H-hydrate dehydratase, giving the protein MSVVPVLSAAEAAEWDRFARDFAKIPSRVLMESAGRAVASLVAREFGAHLGDGVIVVCGKGNNGGDGYVAARALAALGVSVTCVPVPGETSPDNGENRILAGMYGVRFGGPDDHWGGQGLAIDAILGTGSRGAPKDVAAACVERIMRLNVPVVAVDGPTGLCLTTGEVHAPCVRAALTVTFGAFRRGHLLQRTVCGAIVVADVGFPPPDPAWPGMVTDGWLREVLSPFSAEMHKGERGRVLVVGGNEGMAGAAVFSAKAAQRSGAGLVKMVAHEMTVRASQASNPDIMAVPSALVDAGEDAVAEALQWADAVVLGPGLGRGSARDAFARAVIRGTTCPILIDADGLHAFRGAADELRGLLTGRRALLTPHRGEFAALFPDLAERTRRDPFGAAVAAADRVRQCVLLKGVPTVIAAPQLPPLVSASGNPGLATGGTGDVLAGMAACWLARGAPPQIAGAAAAHVHGRAAEDVAQHRSVRTLRPDDLLGVLSPLWRELAEKGPSVDPPVLARLEPPAVH